Proteins encoded within one genomic window of Propionispora vibrioides:
- the coaE gene encoding dephospho-CoA kinase (Dephospho-CoA kinase (CoaE) performs the final step in coenzyme A biosynthesis.), giving the protein MYCVGLTGGIASGKSTVSALLSQMGARLIDADVVARNAVATGSPAWRAIVDRFGQEILLEDDSLNRGMLGGKIFAEPALRNWLNALTHPAIRQEIFRQMQLAREEGCRLLVLDIPLLIEAGWCEFVDEVWVVYVRPDVQLNRLMKRNTLSREQALQRIQSQMSLAEKVGYADLVIDNNAGLEELEKQVSDAWRRLQNKATAI; this is encoded by the coding sequence ATGTATTGCGTTGGTTTAACAGGCGGCATCGCCAGCGGCAAGAGCACCGTCAGTGCTTTGCTGTCCCAAATGGGCGCCCGTCTTATTGATGCTGATGTGGTTGCCCGCAACGCGGTTGCTACGGGCAGTCCGGCCTGGCGGGCTATTGTGGACCGTTTTGGTCAGGAGATTCTGCTGGAAGACGATTCGCTCAACCGGGGAATGCTTGGTGGGAAAATTTTTGCCGAGCCGGCTTTGCGGAACTGGCTGAACGCGCTTACTCATCCGGCCATTAGGCAGGAGATATTCCGGCAGATGCAACTGGCAAGGGAAGAAGGCTGCCGGCTGCTCGTGCTGGATATCCCGTTATTGATTGAAGCCGGCTGGTGTGAATTTGTCGATGAAGTGTGGGTAGTCTATGTTCGGCCGGACGTACAGCTCAACCGGCTTATGAAGAGGAATACACTATCCCGGGAACAGGCGCTGCAGAGGATTCAGTCGCAGATGAGCCTGGCGGAAAAGGTCGGTTATGCCGATCTGGTTATTGATAATAACGCCGGCCTTGAAGAACTGGAAAAACAGGTAAGCGATGCCTGGCGCAGATTGCAAAATAAGGCAACTGCTATATAA
- the polA gene encoding DNA polymerase I gives MSPEFMIIDGSSLIHRAFYALPPLSNAAGQYTNAVYGFTTMLLKLLADLKPDAIAVAFDKGRITFRNETYAEYKGHRKATPGELSEQFPLVKEVLAALGIQVLEEAGYEADDIIGTLSVQAVQAGCQVTIVTGDRDALQLIGPYSRVLLTKKGISDMENVTEETFREKYGIASSQFIDVKGLMGDTSDNIPGVPGIGEKTALKLVSEFGSVENLLANIERVAGKKLQENLRTYRDMAIMSKKLATIVCDMPLAFSLDQYGYAPDTEKLKELFAHFEFKSLLQRLPAMFGSAAGEPAAEPVRIETRRIETQEAAQELAAAIRCKGRLVFYPVTEGVLPAISFNGLALWDGKEAVYIPAGSDGWSCVAELLNDDRLEKTTYDAKVTYNACYGADLACSEIQTDILLMAYLLDPTAVEYPLNKLVETYLSGYASLHPDQYKDRTAAALWSVEAIARLQPVLYAALQDAKLETLYREIELPLVWVLSSMENYGITVDRASLLGMSEGLSVRIEGLLTEIYQLAGEPFNVNSTKQLGVLLFEKLNLPVIKKTKTGYSTDAEVLEKLAGYHPLIGILLEYRMLIKLKSTYLDGLLPLIHPVTRRIHTTFNQTVTATGRLSSSEPNLQNIPIRSEAGRKIRELFVPGEGYDYIMSADYSQIELRILAHMSKDNGLIEAFNHEQDIHTRTAAEVFGVSMSEVTAEMRSRAKAVNFGIVYGISDYGLSRDIGVSRKEAGQYIESYFARYHGVKEFIDVIIRFARQNGYVTTMFDRRRYLPEINSSNFNQRSFAERTAMNTPIQGTAADIIKKAMIDVYQELKKANFTSRILLQVHDELLLEVVEQEVEPVSRLVKQAMEQAVTLLVPMTVEVKTGKTWAAAK, from the coding sequence GCCACACCTGGCGAACTGTCCGAACAGTTTCCTCTGGTAAAAGAGGTATTGGCGGCTTTGGGAATTCAAGTGCTGGAAGAAGCCGGCTATGAGGCAGATGACATCATCGGGACCTTAAGCGTTCAGGCCGTACAGGCCGGCTGCCAGGTTACCATTGTGACCGGTGACCGGGATGCGCTGCAATTGATCGGTCCCTATAGCAGGGTTTTGCTGACGAAAAAAGGTATTTCCGATATGGAGAATGTTACGGAAGAGACTTTTCGGGAAAAATACGGTATTGCCTCGAGCCAGTTTATTGATGTTAAAGGGCTGATGGGGGATACATCGGATAATATTCCCGGCGTTCCCGGAATTGGTGAAAAGACGGCGCTCAAGCTAGTCAGTGAGTTTGGGTCGGTGGAAAACCTCTTGGCCAATATCGAACGAGTGGCGGGGAAAAAGTTGCAGGAAAACTTGCGGACCTATCGTGACATGGCAATTATGTCCAAAAAGCTGGCGACCATTGTCTGTGATATGCCGCTGGCTTTTTCCCTGGACCAATACGGCTATGCGCCTGATACAGAGAAGCTGAAAGAGCTATTTGCTCACTTTGAGTTCAAAAGTCTGCTGCAGCGTTTACCGGCGATGTTTGGCAGTGCTGCCGGTGAACCGGCAGCGGAGCCGGTCCGCATTGAGACCCGGCGCATCGAGACACAGGAGGCGGCGCAAGAACTGGCGGCGGCTATCCGCTGCAAAGGGCGGCTGGTATTTTATCCGGTTACGGAAGGCGTTCTGCCGGCGATATCGTTCAATGGCCTGGCCTTGTGGGACGGTAAAGAAGCTGTTTACATCCCAGCCGGCAGTGACGGCTGGTCCTGTGTGGCGGAGCTGCTCAATGATGATCGGCTGGAAAAAACCACCTATGACGCTAAAGTTACCTATAATGCCTGTTACGGCGCAGATCTTGCCTGCAGTGAGATTCAGACCGATATTTTGCTGATGGCTTATCTGCTTGATCCTACAGCGGTGGAATATCCGTTGAATAAGCTGGTGGAAACCTATTTGTCCGGCTATGCTTCATTGCACCCGGATCAGTACAAGGACAGGACGGCGGCAGCGCTCTGGTCGGTTGAGGCTATTGCCCGACTGCAGCCGGTGCTGTATGCCGCCCTGCAGGACGCCAAGCTGGAGACCTTGTACCGGGAGATTGAACTGCCTTTGGTATGGGTGCTGTCTTCCATGGAAAACTACGGCATTACCGTGGATCGTGCCTCGTTGCTCGGCATGTCGGAAGGGCTTTCTGTACGGATCGAGGGATTATTAACGGAAATCTACCAACTGGCCGGGGAGCCGTTCAATGTTAATTCCACTAAACAACTGGGCGTTCTGCTATTTGAAAAGCTAAACCTGCCGGTTATTAAAAAGACGAAAACCGGCTATTCCACCGATGCTGAAGTGTTGGAAAAGTTGGCCGGCTACCATCCGCTGATCGGTATTCTTCTGGAGTACCGGATGTTGATCAAATTAAAGTCGACCTATCTGGACGGACTGCTGCCCCTGATTCATCCGGTTACCCGGCGGATTCATACTACCTTTAACCAGACGGTGACCGCCACCGGCCGCTTAAGCAGTTCCGAACCCAATTTGCAGAATATACCTATCCGTTCGGAAGCGGGAAGAAAAATCAGGGAACTGTTTGTGCCCGGTGAGGGTTACGATTATATTATGTCCGCCGACTATTCGCAGATTGAACTGCGTATTCTGGCCCATATGTCGAAAGATAACGGACTGATTGAAGCATTTAATCACGAACAGGACATCCATACCCGGACAGCCGCGGAGGTTTTCGGGGTTTCCATGAGTGAGGTTACGGCTGAAATGCGCTCGCGGGCCAAGGCGGTCAATTTCGGCATTGTATATGGCATCAGCGATTATGGCCTGTCACGCGATATCGGGGTCAGCCGCAAGGAAGCCGGCCAATATATTGAAAGCTATTTTGCCCGCTATCACGGTGTAAAGGAGTTCATCGATGTGATTATCCGTTTCGCTCGGCAAAACGGTTATGTCACCACCATGTTCGACCGGCGGCGCTATTTGCCGGAAATCAACAGCAGCAACTTTAATCAACGTTCTTTTGCTGAACGGACAGCGATGAATACGCCTATTCAGGGAACAGCGGCGGATATTATTAAAAAGGCTATGATTGATGTGTATCAGGAGCTCAAAAAAGCTAACTTCACTTCGCGTATATTACTGCAGGTGCATGACGAACTGCTCTTAGAAGTAGTGGAACAAGAGGTTGAACCGGTGAGCCGCCTGGTCAAACAGGCTATGGAGCAAGCCGTGACCCTGCTGGTGCCTATGACGGTGGAGGTTAAAACCGGCAAGACCTGGGCGGCGGCTAAATAA
- a CDS encoding lytic transglycosylase domain-containing protein, translating to MAWMKVLVIGALVMAAGGYALYNSDWFQKKFIYPFPYQDIVYKYALKNNVDPFLVAAVIRSESKFFAKARSHKGAMGLMQMMPETADWVAQQIEDQDFSVTQLEQPEVSIRLGTWYLASLQKEFGNNEYLMLAAYNGGRGNVKQWMAEQQWPPDFNRIEAIPFRETREYVKKTLDSKARYQALYKD from the coding sequence ATGGCCTGGATGAAAGTCCTGGTAATTGGCGCGCTTGTAATGGCCGCAGGCGGGTATGCCTTGTATAACAGCGACTGGTTTCAGAAAAAATTTATTTATCCTTTTCCTTATCAGGACATTGTGTATAAGTACGCACTGAAAAACAATGTGGACCCTTTTTTGGTAGCTGCCGTGATTCGCAGCGAAAGTAAGTTTTTTGCAAAGGCACGATCCCATAAGGGGGCTATGGGACTTATGCAGATGATGCCGGAAACGGCAGACTGGGTTGCCCAGCAGATTGAAGACCAGGATTTTAGCGTAACCCAGTTAGAACAGCCGGAGGTAAGCATCCGGCTAGGGACCTGGTATCTGGCTTCTCTGCAAAAGGAATTCGGTAATAACGAATATCTCATGCTGGCTGCCTATAACGGCGGGCGGGGCAATGTGAAGCAATGGATGGCGGAACAGCAATGGCCGCCGGATTTTAACCGAATTGAGGCAATCCCCTTCCGGGAAACCCGGGAATATGTAAAAAAAACCCTGGACAGTAAGGCTCGCTATCAGGCTCTGTACAAAGACTGA
- the mutM gene encoding DNA-formamidopyrimidine glycosylase produces MPELPEVETIRRHLADKVTERVIKEVDLLLPRLIKWPSPGEFQAILTGKRIKKLGRRGKYLLFYLEDDFVLVIHLRMTGRLYFIQAGAERDKYTRILFTFDNQDTLQYADTRTLGTLYLMKERELWRISGLQHMGPEPLTAEFTEAYFSDRLKKRQGKIKPLLLDQTLVSGLGNIYADESLALAGIHPEKSAAQLSERECKVLYAAVNQVIAEGIADGGTSFRDYRDGNGQRGEHQKHLRVYGRHNEPCCVCGTPISKIVVAGRGTHYCSRCQIK; encoded by the coding sequence ATGCCTGAGTTACCGGAAGTCGAGACAATTCGCCGGCATTTGGCGGATAAAGTAACTGAACGTGTAATAAAAGAGGTCGATCTTTTGCTGCCTCGTTTGATCAAATGGCCCAGTCCGGGGGAATTTCAGGCCATCTTGACGGGAAAACGCATTAAAAAACTGGGGCGGCGCGGCAAATACTTGCTGTTTTATCTGGAGGACGACTTTGTTCTGGTTATCCACTTGCGGATGACCGGACGCCTTTACTTTATACAGGCTGGTGCGGAACGGGACAAGTACACTCGTATCTTATTCACGTTTGATAACCAGGATACGCTGCAATATGCCGATACCCGCACGCTCGGCACGCTGTACTTAATGAAGGAAAGAGAGCTGTGGCGGATTTCCGGGTTGCAGCATATGGGGCCGGAACCCCTGACCGCCGAGTTTACCGAGGCGTATTTCAGTGACCGGCTTAAAAAGCGGCAGGGTAAGATCAAGCCGCTGCTTCTTGATCAGACGTTGGTCAGTGGTCTAGGTAATATTTATGCTGATGAAAGTCTGGCTCTGGCCGGAATTCATCCGGAAAAAAGTGCGGCCCAATTGTCGGAAAGAGAATGCAAGGTGTTATACGCGGCAGTGAATCAGGTCATCGCCGAAGGCATCGCCGATGGCGGAACCAGCTTCCGGGATTACCGCGACGGTAACGGGCAGCGCGGGGAGCACCAAAAGCACCTGCGGGTTTACGGTCGTCACAATGAGCCCTGCTGTGTTTGTGGCACACCGATCAGCAAGATTGTAGTTGCCGGCCGGGGCACGCACTATTGCTCCCGTTGCCAGATCAAGTAG